The following are encoded together in the Janthinobacterium sp. Marseille genome:
- the chrA gene encoding chromate efflux transporter, with translation MSQPSPVDTPASSTAPEAVSFTQALALWFKLGFLGFGGPAAQISLMHRELVEQRRWISEKRFLHALNYCMLLPGPEAQQLATYMGWLMHRSKGGIAAGLLFVLPSLFFLITLSWLYIAYGHLPLIAGLFYGIKPAITAVVIHAVHRIGSRALKNGMMWAIAAASFIAIFVFNIPFPLIIACAALLAYLGSRYMPQKFSANGSHGQPDKSYGAALIDDDTPPPAHAQFRWAGLYKILLIGGLLWCVPMAVLALALGWQHTLTQMGWFFTKAALLTFGGAYAVLPYIYQGAITHYNWLTPTQMIDGLALGEANPGPLIMVVAFVGFVGAYVQAIFGPELQFIAGATAAVLVTWFTFLPSFIFILAGGPLVESTHGNLKFTAPLSGITAAVVGVILNLGMFFAYHVLWPTGFTGDFDWIAALMAIAAAIALLHYKRKVIHVIAASALLGLLLKTVVL, from the coding sequence CAGCAGTACTGCGCCAGAAGCCGTGAGCTTCACACAGGCATTGGCCTTGTGGTTCAAGCTTGGTTTCCTCGGCTTCGGTGGTCCGGCGGCGCAGATCTCATTGATGCACAGGGAACTGGTCGAACAGCGCCGCTGGATCAGTGAAAAACGTTTCCTGCATGCGCTCAATTACTGCATGCTGCTGCCCGGTCCCGAAGCGCAACAGCTGGCAACATATATGGGCTGGCTGATGCACCGTAGCAAAGGCGGCATTGCGGCCGGCCTGCTATTCGTGCTGCCCTCGCTGTTTTTCCTGATCACCTTATCCTGGCTGTATATTGCCTATGGTCATTTACCACTGATCGCGGGCCTGTTTTACGGCATCAAACCGGCGATTACAGCCGTTGTCATACATGCGGTCCATCGCATCGGTTCACGCGCCTTAAAAAACGGCATGATGTGGGCGATAGCGGCTGCCTCTTTCATTGCCATCTTCGTCTTCAACATTCCTTTCCCCCTCATCATTGCCTGCGCGGCATTGCTGGCCTACCTGGGCAGTCGCTATATGCCGCAAAAATTTTCCGCCAACGGCAGTCATGGCCAGCCGGATAAATCATATGGTGCGGCGCTTATCGATGACGATACGCCACCACCAGCGCATGCGCAGTTCCGCTGGGCCGGCTTGTACAAGATATTGCTGATAGGCGGTTTACTGTGGTGTGTGCCGATGGCTGTGCTGGCCCTTGCGCTGGGCTGGCAACATACCCTGACGCAAATGGGCTGGTTCTTTACCAAGGCGGCTTTGCTGACCTTCGGTGGCGCGTATGCTGTCTTGCCGTATATCTACCAGGGTGCGATCACGCATTACAACTGGCTCACACCGACGCAAATGATAGACGGCCTGGCCCTCGGTGAAGCCAATCCGGGGCCATTGATCATGGTGGTGGCCTTCGTCGGCTTTGTCGGTGCTTATGTACAAGCGATTTTCGGTCCCGAGCTGCAATTCATTGCCGGTGCGACGGCGGCAGTCCTGGTGACCTGGTTCACTTTCCTGCCTTCATTCATTTTCATCCTGGCAGGCGGACCACTGGTGGAATCAACCCATGGCAACTTGAAATTCACGGCACCGCTGAGCGGCATCACCGCAGCCGTAGTCGGCGTGATCCTCAACCTGGGAATGTTCTTCGCTTACCACGTGCTGTGGCCGACCGGCTTTACCGGTGATTTCGACTGGATCGCCGCCCTGATGGCAATCGCCGCAGCAATCGCCTTGCTGCATTACAAGCGTAAAGTGATACATGTGATTGCTGCCAGCGCCCTGCTCGGCCTCTTACTGAAAACCGTCGTGCTATAA
- the aceB gene encoding malate synthase A, which yields MTESTIDIPAGIEIEGEFKADYEQVLTPDALALVVKLSRSFEARRQELLAIRVQRAKRIDAGERPDFLPETAAIRAADWRIAPIPEALACRRVEITGPVDRKMVINAFNSGADVYMADFEDANTPNWENQIEGQLNLIDAVRGSITTERNGKQYKLNARIATLMVRPRGWHLDEKHVLVDGKRVSGGIFDFALFMFHNAHELHKRGEGPFFYLPKLESHLEARLWNDIFVMTQRELGLPQGTIKATVLIETILAAFEMDEILYELKDHSAGLNAGRWDYIFSCIKKFRLDKDFCLADRAKVTMTVPFMRSYALLLLKTCHRRGAHAMGGMAALIPIKNDPVKNELAMNAVRIDKERDAIDGYDGGWVAHPGLVELAMTEFKKVLGDKPNQIGKLRDDVHATADDLLDFQPETPITEAGLRYNINVGIHYLGSWLDGNGCVPIHNLMEDAATAEISRSQVWQWIRSNKGVLDDGRKITAEMVRPMIQEELLKVKQDAPNGSSPSYVRAAQIFEEMSTSTSFAEFLTLPLYEEI from the coding sequence ATGACTGAGAGCACGATAGACATCCCGGCAGGAATAGAAATTGAAGGCGAATTCAAAGCAGACTACGAACAGGTGTTGACGCCTGATGCGCTGGCGCTGGTCGTCAAACTGAGCCGCAGCTTTGAAGCACGCCGTCAGGAATTGCTGGCGATTCGAGTCCAACGTGCCAAACGTATCGATGCCGGCGAGCGTCCTGATTTCCTGCCGGAGACAGCAGCCATCCGCGCCGCCGACTGGCGGATTGCGCCGATCCCGGAAGCGCTGGCTTGCCGCCGCGTGGAAATCACCGGCCCGGTCGATCGCAAGATGGTGATCAATGCCTTCAACTCGGGTGCCGATGTGTATATGGCCGATTTTGAAGATGCGAATACGCCGAATTGGGAAAACCAGATCGAGGGCCAGCTCAATCTGATCGACGCCGTGCGCGGTAGTATCACCACTGAGCGCAATGGCAAGCAATACAAGCTCAATGCCAGGATCGCGACCCTGATGGTGCGCCCGCGCGGCTGGCATCTGGATGAAAAGCATGTACTGGTGGATGGCAAGCGGGTCTCGGGTGGCATCTTCGATTTTGCACTGTTCATGTTCCACAACGCACATGAATTACATAAGCGCGGTGAAGGGCCATTCTTCTATTTGCCGAAACTGGAGTCACACCTGGAAGCGCGCCTGTGGAATGACATCTTCGTCATGACGCAACGCGAACTGGGCCTGCCGCAAGGCACGATCAAGGCAACCGTCCTGATCGAAACCATCCTCGCCGCATTCGAGATGGATGAAATCCTGTATGAGCTGAAAGACCATAGCGCCGGTTTGAATGCCGGACGCTGGGATTACATCTTTTCGTGCATCAAGAAATTCAGGCTGGACAAAGACTTTTGCCTGGCGGATCGCGCCAAGGTCACGATGACCGTGCCTTTCATGCGTTCCTACGCCTTGCTCTTGCTGAAGACCTGCCATCGTCGCGGCGCACATGCAATGGGCGGCATGGCTGCACTGATCCCGATCAAGAACGATCCGGTCAAGAATGAGCTGGCGATGAATGCGGTGCGCATTGATAAGGAACGCGATGCGATAGACGGCTACGACGGCGGCTGGGTGGCACACCCGGGCCTGGTCGAGCTGGCAATGACGGAGTTCAAGAAAGTCCTGGGCGATAAACCGAACCAGATCGGCAAGTTGCGCGACGACGTGCATGCGACGGCGGATGACTTATTGGACTTCCAGCCGGAAACACCAATCACCGAAGCCGGCTTGCGTTACAACATCAACGTCGGTATCCATTACCTCGGCAGCTGGCTGGACGGCAATGGCTGCGTGCCTATCCATAACCTGATGGAAGATGCGGCGACTGCCGAGATCAGCCGTTCGCAAGTCTGGCAATGGATACGTTCAAACAAGGGTGTGCTGGATGACGGTCGCAAGATCACCGCCGAAATGGTGCGTCCGATGATCCAGGAAGAATTGCTGAAGGTGAAGCAGGACGCGCCGAATGGCAGCAGCCCAAGCTATGTCCGTGCTGCGCAAATTTTCGAAGAAATGTCGACCTCGACTTCGTTTGCAGAATTCCTCACTCTGCCTTTGTACGAAGAAATTTGA
- the aceA gene encoding isocitrate lyase, with amino-acid sequence MANREQQIAALNKDWQENPRWKGVTRNYTAEDVVRLRGSLQVEHTLAQRGADKLWEMCNNEPFVNSLGALTGNQAMQQVKAGLKAIYLSGWQVAGDANVAGEMYPDQSLYPANSVPLVVKRINNTFQCADQIQWSEGKGDLDFFAPIVADAEAGFGGVLNAYELMKAMIEAGAAGVHFEDQLASVKKCGHMGGKVLVPTREAVEKLNAARLAADVCGTRTLVIARTDAEAADLLTSDVDANDKPFLTGERTVEGFYKTRAGFDQAVSRGLAYAPYVDMLWCETGKPDLEFARQFADAIHAKFPGKMLAYNCSPSFNWRKNLDDATIAKFQKELGAMGYKFQFITLAGFHSLNYSMFNLAHGYARNQMSAFVELQEAEFAAADKGFTAVKHQREVGTGYFDAITQVIQQGQSSTTALHGSTEDEQFFESKVAKVCIAGRAA; translated from the coding sequence ATGGCAAACCGCGAGCAACAGATAGCAGCACTAAACAAGGATTGGCAGGAAAATCCGCGCTGGAAAGGCGTCACGCGTAACTACACGGCCGAAGATGTGGTTCGCCTGCGTGGTTCGCTGCAGGTCGAGCACACGCTGGCACAGCGCGGTGCCGACAAGCTGTGGGAAATGTGCAATAACGAGCCTTTCGTCAATTCGCTCGGCGCATTGACCGGCAACCAGGCGATGCAACAGGTCAAGGCCGGTTTGAAGGCCATCTATCTGTCGGGCTGGCAGGTCGCCGGTGATGCCAATGTCGCAGGCGAGATGTATCCGGATCAATCGCTGTATCCGGCCAATTCGGTGCCGCTGGTCGTCAAGCGCATCAATAACACTTTCCAGTGCGCCGATCAGATCCAATGGTCGGAAGGCAAGGGTGATCTGGATTTCTTCGCCCCCATCGTGGCGGATGCGGAAGCCGGCTTCGGTGGTGTGTTGAATGCCTATGAATTGATGAAGGCAATGATAGAAGCCGGCGCTGCCGGCGTGCACTTCGAAGACCAATTGGCATCGGTCAAGAAATGCGGACACATGGGTGGCAAGGTGCTGGTACCTACCCGTGAAGCGGTCGAGAAATTGAATGCCGCACGCCTCGCAGCCGATGTCTGCGGTACCCGCACCCTGGTGATTGCGCGTACCGATGCGGAGGCAGCCGACTTGCTGACCTCTGATGTCGATGCCAATGACAAGCCTTTCCTGACCGGTGAGCGCACGGTCGAAGGTTTTTACAAAACACGTGCCGGTTTCGACCAGGCCGTTTCGCGCGGCCTCGCGTATGCACCTTATGTCGATATGTTGTGGTGCGAAACCGGCAAGCCCGATCTCGAATTCGCGCGTCAATTCGCCGATGCAATCCACGCCAAATTCCCCGGCAAGATGCTGGCCTACAACTGTTCGCCTTCGTTCAACTGGAGGAAGAACCTGGACGACGCCACCATCGCCAAATTCCAGAAAGAGCTGGGCGCGATGGGCTACAAATTCCAGTTCATCACGCTGGCCGGTTTCCATTCGCTGAACTACTCGATGTTCAACCTCGCGCATGGTTACGCCCGTAATCAAATGTCGGCCTTCGTCGAATTGCAGGAAGCCGAGTTTGCAGCCGCGGACAAGGGCTTCACTGCGGTCAAGCACCAGCGTGAAGTGGGCACCGGTTACTTCGATGCCATCACCCAGGTTATCCAGCAAGGCCAGTCGTCCACTACCGCCTTGCATGGTTCTACCGAGGATGAGCAATTTTTCGAAAGCAAGGTCGCAAAGGTTTGTATTGCAGGGCGCGCCGCATAA
- the dbpA gene encoding ATP-dependent RNA helicase DbpA translates to MTATSFSSLALSPAMLSNLDSLGYREMTPIQAQSLPVILELRDLIAQAKTGSGKTAAFGIGLLQKLNPTWFAVQALVICPTRELADQVSNELRRLARATENIKVLTLCGGAPMRPQIASLEHGAHIVVGTPGRIRDHISRETINLSKVQTLVLDEADRMVDMGFYEEIAGIVSACPTRRQTLLFSATYPDDIRRASAEFLRDPVEIKVEAQHDDSQIEQRFYAVDYDDRNAAVATLLKHYRPVSTLAFCNTKIHCRELAAELRAQGFSALALYGELEQRERDEILVLFANQSCSVLVATDVAARGLDIQSLGAVINVDVSKDTEVHIHRIGRTGRGQDKGLALSLCAPNEKKWVKLIEEYQNKPVQWFDLKDLEVAEGGDLHAPMVTLCIMGGKKDKLRPGDLLGALTGDVGLSKDQVGKINVFEFMTYVALDRKVADQAYARLSNGNIKGRNFKMRFIDTDS, encoded by the coding sequence ATGACCGCCACTTCTTTTTCCAGCCTCGCCCTCTCGCCTGCCATGCTGAGCAATCTCGATTCGCTCGGATACCGCGAGATGACGCCGATACAGGCGCAAAGCCTGCCGGTGATACTGGAGTTGCGCGATTTGATTGCGCAGGCGAAGACCGGTAGCGGCAAGACTGCAGCCTTCGGCATCGGCCTGCTGCAGAAATTGAATCCAACCTGGTTTGCCGTACAGGCGCTGGTGATTTGCCCTACGCGTGAACTGGCGGATCAGGTCTCGAATGAGCTGCGCCGCCTCGCGCGCGCTACAGAAAACATCAAGGTGCTCACCCTGTGCGGTGGTGCACCCATGCGCCCGCAAATTGCCTCGCTCGAGCATGGCGCCCACATCGTGGTCGGTACGCCGGGCCGCATCCGCGATCACATCTCGCGTGAAACCATCAATCTGTCCAAGGTACAGACGCTGGTGCTGGATGAAGCGGATCGTATGGTCGATATGGGTTTTTATGAAGAAATCGCAGGCATCGTCAGTGCCTGCCCGACACGCCGCCAAACCTTGTTGTTTTCGGCCACTTATCCTGACGATATCCGCCGCGCCAGCGCCGAGTTCCTGCGCGATCCGGTTGAGATTAAAGTAGAAGCACAACATGACGACAGCCAGATCGAGCAGCGTTTCTATGCGGTCGATTATGACGATCGAAATGCGGCTGTCGCGACACTGCTGAAGCACTACCGTCCGGTGTCCACCCTGGCTTTTTGCAATACCAAAATCCATTGCCGCGAACTGGCGGCGGAGTTGCGTGCTCAGGGCTTCAGCGCACTGGCCTTATACGGCGAACTGGAACAACGCGAACGCGATGAAATCCTGGTGCTGTTTGCCAACCAAAGCTGCTCGGTATTGGTCGCCACCGATGTGGCGGCACGCGGGCTCGATATCCAGTCGCTGGGTGCGGTGATCAATGTCGATGTATCGAAAGATACCGAAGTGCATATCCACCGCATCGGCCGTACCGGGCGTGGCCAGGACAAGGGCCTGGCGCTCAGCCTGTGTGCACCGAATGAAAAGAAATGGGTCAAGCTGATCGAGGAATACCAGAACAAGCCGGTGCAATGGTTCGACTTGAAGGACCTGGAAGTGGCCGAAGGCGGCGACTTGCACGCACCCATGGTGACGCTGTGCATCATGGGCGGCAAGAAAGACAAGCTGCGTCCCGGTGATTTGCTGGGCGCGCTGACCGGCGATGTCGGCCTCAGCAAGGACCAGGTCGGCAAGATCAATGTGTTTGAATTCATGACCTATGTCGCACTGGACCGCAAGGTCGCCGACCAGGCTTATGCACGTTTAAGCAATGGCAATATCAAGGGACGCAATTTCAAAATGCGTTTTATCGATACCGATAGTTAA
- a CDS encoding class I SAM-dependent methyltransferase yields the protein MSAHPVITWNEAGADRSARWQSESGHAAPKRVVIADDKLTADSAFRLASEGTALLWRGDYQNARQLLQALARRIERKPRKAATTPIDAFNFHRQAQSQRARTLGMLLVEVDAEYGIPLRRAPDIKLACNEAYGASTGPFVVSLREILGLIGAHEWRKNGVEIAALGARIHPYYGVFSPVRGEYLNLIAEAPLPSKKLAFDIGTGTGVIAALLAQRGVEKVVATEQDVRALACAKENLLRLDLRDRVQVLEADLFPAGKAPLIVCNPPWIPARPSSAIEYAIYDPDSRMLRGFLNGLAAHLEAKGEGWLILSDLAEHLGLRTRDELLQMIDTAGLKVIARMDTKPVHPRATDVSDPLHQARSAETTSLWRLAAR from the coding sequence GTGAGCGCACATCCGGTGATTACATGGAATGAAGCAGGGGCCGACCGCTCGGCGCGCTGGCAATCCGAAAGCGGCCATGCCGCACCCAAGCGCGTCGTCATTGCCGATGACAAGCTGACGGCTGATTCGGCTTTCCGCCTGGCGAGCGAAGGTACGGCCTTGCTATGGCGTGGCGATTACCAAAATGCGCGGCAATTGCTGCAGGCGCTGGCGCGCCGCATAGAACGCAAGCCACGCAAAGCGGCGACTACGCCTATCGATGCCTTCAATTTCCATCGCCAGGCGCAATCGCAGCGTGCGCGTACGCTGGGCATGTTGCTGGTGGAAGTGGATGCCGAGTACGGCATTCCTTTGCGCCGTGCGCCGGATATCAAGCTGGCTTGCAACGAGGCTTATGGTGCAAGCACCGGCCCATTCGTTGTTTCGCTGCGCGAAATACTGGGTTTGATCGGCGCGCATGAATGGCGCAAGAACGGTGTTGAAATTGCTGCACTTGGTGCGCGTATCCATCCTTACTATGGCGTGTTTTCACCTGTACGCGGTGAATACCTGAACCTGATCGCCGAAGCGCCGTTGCCTTCCAAAAAGCTGGCCTTCGATATCGGTACCGGGACCGGCGTGATTGCGGCCTTGCTGGCCCAGCGCGGGGTAGAGAAGGTCGTGGCGACAGAGCAGGATGTACGTGCACTGGCATGTGCGAAAGAGAATTTGCTGCGGCTTGACCTGCGTGATCGCGTGCAAGTGCTGGAAGCCGATTTATTCCCGGCCGGTAAAGCACCCTTGATCGTGTGTAATCCGCCATGGATCCCGGCGCGCCCGAGTTCGGCGATTGAATATGCGATCTATGATCCGGACAGCCGCATGCTGCGCGGCTTCCTCAACGGCCTGGCGGCGCACCTGGAAGCCAAAGGCGAGGGTTGGCTGATCTTGTCGGATTTGGCCGAACACCTGGGTTTGCGGACGCGGGACGAATTGCTGCAGATGATAGACACGGCAGGCTTGAAGGTGATTGCACGCATGGATACCAAGCCGGTCCATCCGCGTGCGACGGATGTCAGCGATCCGCTGCACCAGGCACGCTCGGCCGAAACCACATCACTGTGGCGCCTGGCCGCACGCTGA
- a CDS encoding DnaJ C-terminal domain-containing protein: MKFKDHYATLGIPRDATQDAIKNAYRKLARKYHPDVSREMYAELRFKEVGEAYAILKDTAKRMAYDLEYRPAFNYREASAKRAQAQPQPQTSAPPRNAAPKEPPPAAKPRAEEHFSNILDEMMGRPGPATPPKRGVHIHGSDQHTKVQIDLEDTYHGTSCNVSMPTYMTDDYGMPIVSKRTLKVSIPKGMRSGQTLRLAGQGFPGTGEGKAGDLYLEIVIRPHRRYRVDGRDIYVDVPLTSISAEQGTVVHVPTPEGSVQLAIPPGSSIGRKLRLKGKGIPGDPPGDMYAVITKVSQPIHTAVAQKAYRALKAAFDFAPRTDTER, encoded by the coding sequence ATGAAATTCAAGGATCATTACGCAACACTAGGCATCCCGCGCGATGCGACGCAAGACGCAATCAAGAATGCGTACCGCAAACTCGCGCGCAAATATCACCCGGACGTGAGCCGGGAGATGTATGCGGAACTCCGCTTCAAGGAAGTCGGGGAAGCCTATGCGATCCTGAAAGATACGGCCAAGCGCATGGCCTATGACCTGGAATACCGTCCTGCCTTTAACTATCGCGAAGCATCGGCGAAACGGGCGCAAGCACAGCCTCAGCCGCAAACAAGCGCACCGCCACGCAATGCCGCGCCGAAAGAGCCGCCACCTGCCGCCAAGCCGCGCGCAGAAGAACACTTCAGCAACATCCTGGATGAAATGATGGGTCGGCCGGGCCCGGCCACGCCGCCGAAACGCGGCGTCCACATCCATGGCAGCGACCAGCACACCAAGGTGCAGATAGACCTCGAGGATACCTATCACGGCACCTCCTGCAATGTCTCGATGCCAACCTATATGACCGATGACTACGGCATGCCCATCGTCTCCAAGCGCACGCTGAAAGTCAGCATCCCGAAAGGCATGCGCTCCGGCCAGACCCTGCGTCTTGCGGGCCAGGGTTTCCCCGGCACCGGCGAAGGCAAGGCCGGCGACCTGTATCTGGAAATAGTGATCCGTCCGCACCGCCGCTATCGGGTCGATGGCCGCGATATCTATGTCGATGTACCGCTGACCAGCATCAGCGCCGAACAAGGTACGGTAGTCCATGTGCCAACCCCGGAAGGTTCGGTCCAACTGGCGATCCCGCCCGGCTCCAGCATCGGCCGCAAGCTACGCCTGAAAGGCAAAGGTATCCCCGGCGATCCGCCCGGCGATATGTATGCGGTCATTACCAAAGTCAGCCAGCCTATCCATACCGCGGTCGCGCAAAAAGCGTATCGCGCATTGAAGGCAGCCTTCGATTTTGCGCCGCGTACCGATACCGAACGCTAG
- the ppnN gene encoding nucleotide 5'-monophosphate nucleosidase PpnN, whose amino-acid sequence MTYEVVDTQLSPEGRLDILSKAEVHRLLDTRNGGLYQLFRNCALAVLNCGNDTDDAKELLDRYRSFEISIIQRERGIKLEIKNAPASAFVDGKMIKGIHEHLFSVLRDILFTHDEVISNPTFDLESSAGITDSVFHILRNANVLHPHLNPKMVVCWGGHSISREEYDYTKKVGYEIGLRDMDICTGCGPGAMKGPMKGATIGHAKQRIPTGRYLGVSEPGIIAAEAPNPIVNDLVILPDIEKRLEAFVRIGHGIVVFPGGAGTAEEILYILGILLHPDNAGQPFPLVFTGPANSADYFKQIDHFIGITLGPQAQKLYKIIVDDPVQVAQAMQDGIKEVREFRKSKGDAYYFNWGLKIDHAFQMPFFPTHENMRNLSLHQNQERHELAANLRRAFSGVVAGNVKESGIRAIEKHGHFEISGDLSIMDPMDKLLAAFVAQGRMKLPGKAYTPCYRVIK is encoded by the coding sequence ATGACCTACGAAGTAGTCGATACACAACTCTCCCCAGAAGGCCGTCTTGATATCCTGTCCAAAGCGGAAGTACACAGACTTTTGGATACCCGTAATGGCGGCTTGTACCAGCTGTTTCGCAATTGCGCGCTGGCGGTACTGAATTGCGGCAATGACACCGACGATGCCAAGGAATTACTGGATCGCTACCGCTCGTTCGAGATCAGCATCATCCAGCGCGAACGCGGCATCAAGCTTGAGATCAAAAATGCGCCTGCCAGCGCCTTCGTCGACGGCAAGATGATCAAGGGCATACATGAGCACCTGTTCTCGGTCTTGCGCGATATTTTGTTTACGCATGACGAAGTGATTTCGAACCCGACCTTCGACCTCGAATCGTCAGCCGGTATTACCGACTCCGTATTCCACATCCTGCGCAATGCGAATGTCCTGCATCCACACCTGAATCCAAAGATGGTGGTGTGCTGGGGCGGTCACTCGATTTCGCGCGAAGAATACGACTACACCAAGAAAGTCGGCTACGAGATTGGTTTGCGCGATATGGATATCTGCACCGGATGCGGCCCGGGTGCGATGAAGGGGCCGATGAAAGGCGCGACCATCGGGCATGCCAAGCAACGTATCCCGACCGGCCGTTACCTCGGCGTCTCCGAGCCTGGCATTATCGCGGCGGAAGCACCTAATCCTATCGTCAACGACCTGGTGATCCTGCCGGATATCGAAAAACGCCTGGAAGCATTCGTGCGCATCGGCCACGGTATCGTGGTCTTCCCCGGTGGTGCCGGTACTGCCGAAGAGATCCTCTACATCCTCGGCATCCTGCTGCATCCGGACAATGCCGGCCAGCCTTTCCCGTTGGTGTTTACCGGCCCGGCCAATTCAGCTGATTACTTCAAGCAGATTGACCACTTCATCGGTATCACGCTGGGACCACAGGCACAGAAGCTGTACAAGATCATCGTCGATGACCCGGTGCAAGTGGCGCAAGCGATGCAGGACGGCATCAAGGAAGTACGTGAATTCCGCAAGAGCAAGGGCGACGCCTATTACTTCAACTGGGGCCTGAAGATAGACCATGCCTTCCAGATGCCCTTCTTCCCTACGCATGAAAACATGCGCAATCTGTCGCTGCATCAAAACCAGGAACGGCACGAACTGGCGGCCAACCTGCGTCGCGCGTTTTCAGGCGTGGTGGCGGGTAACGTCAAGGAAAGCGGGATACGTGCGATTGAAAAGCATGGCCACTTTGAAATCAGCGGCGACCTCAGCATCATGGATCCGATGGATAAATTGCTGGCAGCCTTCGTGGCACAAGGTCGTATGAAATTGCCGGGCAAGGCGTACACGCCCTGCTATCGCGTTATCAAGTAA